A genomic segment from Nitrospira lenta encodes:
- a CDS encoding FmdB family zinc ribbon protein, translating into MPIFEYVCSECKHRFELLIHRSDEAACPKCQATRLEKQISSFGVGATGGWASPGSGSGGSCGSCGDPRGPGSCSTN; encoded by the coding sequence ATGCCTATCTTCGAATATGTCTGTAGCGAATGTAAACACCGGTTTGAGCTCTTGATCCATAGATCAGATGAAGCCGCTTGTCCGAAGTGCCAGGCGACAAGGCTGGAAAAGCAGATCTCTTCCTTCGGAGTCGGCGCGACGGGAGGATGGGCTTCACCAGGATCCGGATCCGGCGGGTCTTGTGGCAGCTGCGGCGATCCGCGGGGACCTGGTTCCTGCTCGACCAACTAG